Proteins encoded in a region of the Wenzhouxiangella sp. XN201 genome:
- a CDS encoding arsenate reductase ArsC, whose amino-acid sequence MSKQRILFLCVANSARSQMAEGLAREILGGRAEVMSAGSEPTTVNPWAVKAMAEVGIDIGGHHSKSVDAFDPADLDLVITLCAEEVCPTLPAGVEHLHWPVPDPATRDAATLTGEEMLDRFRKARDLIQSRLEKHFGSRNDAVV is encoded by the coding sequence ATGAGCAAACAGCGAATCCTCTTCCTGTGTGTCGCCAATTCGGCCCGTAGCCAGATGGCCGAAGGGCTGGCCCGCGAGATACTGGGGGGCCGGGCCGAAGTGATGAGCGCCGGTTCGGAGCCGACCACCGTCAACCCCTGGGCGGTCAAGGCGATGGCCGAGGTCGGCATCGACATCGGTGGCCACCACTCCAAGTCAGTGGACGCGTTCGATCCGGCCGACCTGGACCTGGTCATCACGCTTTGCGCCGAGGAAGTCTGCCCCACCCTGCCAGCCGGCGTCGAACACCTGCACTGGCCGGTTCCGGATCCGGCCACCCGGGACGCAGCCACGCTCACTGGAGAGGAAATGCTCGATCGCTTCCGCAAGGCGCGGGATCTGATCCAGTCCCGACTGGAAAAACACTTCGGCAGCCGGAACGATGCTGTGGTTTAA